Within the Enterobacter roggenkampii genome, the region ACCTGCATGCCGCAACCGGCTGCGATACGGCGTTTACGGGAACCTTTGATGATGTCCGGGTTAGCGCGCTCTTTAAGGGTCATCGAGTTGATGATCGCCTCCATACGCACCAGCACCTTGTCATCCATCTGCGCTTTCACGTTGTCAGGGATCTGGCCCATGCCCGGCAGTTTGCCCATCAGGCTGGCCATGCCGCCCATGTTTTTCATCTGACGCAGCTGCTCAAGGAAGTCAGTCAGATCGAAACCGTCCCCTTTTTTCAGCTTGCTGGCCAGCTTCTCGGCCTGCGCGCGGTCAACCTTGCTCTCGATATCTTCGATCAGCGACAGCACGTCGCCCATGCCGAGGATACGGGAGGCAATACGATCCGGGTGGAACGGCTCCAGCGCTTCGGTTTTCTCACCGACGCCGAGGAACTTGATCGGCTTACCGGTGATGTGACGAATGGAGAGGGCCGCACCGCCGCGGGCGTCACCGTCCACTTTGGTCAGCACCACGCCGGTTAACGGCAGCGCTTCGTTAAACGCTTTCGCGGTATTCGCCGCATCCTGACCGGTCATGGCGTCGACGACAAACAGGGTCTCTACCGGGTTGATAGAGGCATGCACCTGCTTGATCTCGTCCATCATCGCTTCGTCAACGTGCAGACGACCGGCGGTATCCACCAGCAGCACGTCGTAGAATTTCAGCTTCGCCTCTTTCAGCGCGGCGTTAACGATGTCGAC harbors:
- the ffh gene encoding signal recognition particle protein; this encodes MFDNLTDRLSRTLRNISGRGRLTEENIKETLREVRMALLEADVALPVVRDFINRVKEKAVGHEVNKSLTPGQEFVKIVRNELVSAMGEENQVLNLAAQPPAVVLMAGLQGAGKTTSVGKLGKFLREKHKKKVLVVSADVYRPAAIKQLETLAEQVGVDFFPSDVAQKPVDIVNAALKEAKLKFYDVLLVDTAGRLHVDEAMMDEIKQVHASINPVETLFVVDAMTGQDAANTAKAFNEALPLTGVVLTKVDGDARGGAALSIRHITGKPIKFLGVGEKTEALEPFHPDRIASRILGMGDVLSLIEDIESKVDRAQAEKLASKLKKGDGFDLTDFLEQLRQMKNMGGMASLMGKLPGMGQIPDNVKAQMDDKVLVRMEAIINSMTLKERANPDIIKGSRKRRIAAGCGMQVQDVNRLLKQFDDMQRMMKKMKKGGMAKMMRGMKGMMPPGFPGR